One window from the genome of Salvelinus sp. IW2-2015 linkage group LG30, ASM291031v2, whole genome shotgun sequence encodes:
- the LOC111955000 gene encoding cilia- and flagella-associated protein 20 isoform X1 produces the protein MFKNTFQSGFLSILYSIGSKPLQIWDKKVRNGHIKRITDNDIQSLVLEVEGTNVSTTYITCPADPKKTLGIKLPFLVMIIKNLKKYFTFEVQVLDDKNVRRRFRASNYQSTTRVKPFICTMPMRLDDGWNQIQFNLSDFTRRAYGTNYIETLRVQIHANCRIRRVYFSDRLYSEDELPAEFKLYLPVQNKAKQ, from the exons ATGTTTAAAAACACCTTTCAAAGTGGATTCCTATCTATCTTGTATAGCATTGGGAGCAAACCTCTTCAGATATGGGATAAAAAG GTCAGGAACGGCCACATAAAGCGGATTACAGACAACGACATTCAGTCGCTGGTGCTTGAAGTGGAGGGAACAAATGTCAG CACAACCTACATCACTTGTCCGGCTGACCCAAAGAAGACACTTGGCATCAAACTCCCGTTCTTGGTTATGATCATAAAGAATTTGAAGAAGTATTTCACCTTTGAAGTCCAG GTGTTGGATGACAAGAATGTGAGGAGGCGGTTCCGGGCCAGTAACTACCAGAGCACCACTCGGGTGAAGCCCTTCATCTGTACCATGCCCATGAGGCTGGACGACGGCTGGAACCAGATCCAGTTTAACCTGTCTGACTTCACACGGCGGGCCTACGGCACCAACTACATCGAGACACTCCGCGTACAG ATCCATGCAAACTGCCGCATACGGAGAGTGTACTTCTCTGACAGACTGTACTCGGAAGATGAGCTCCCTGCGGAGTTCAAACTTTATCTACCCGTACAGAACAAAGCAAAG cagtaa
- the LOC111955000 gene encoding cilia- and flagella-associated protein 20 isoform X2: MFKNTFQSGFLSILYSIGSKPLQIWDKKVRNGHIKRITDNDIQSLVLEVEGTNVSTTYITCPADPKKTLGIKLPFLVMIIKNLKKYFTFEVQVLDDKNVRRRFRASNYQSTTRVKPFICTMPMRLDDGWNQIQFNLSDFTRRAYGTNYIETLRVQIHANCRIRRVYFSDRLYSEDELPAEFKLYLPVQNKAK; the protein is encoded by the exons ATGTTTAAAAACACCTTTCAAAGTGGATTCCTATCTATCTTGTATAGCATTGGGAGCAAACCTCTTCAGATATGGGATAAAAAG GTCAGGAACGGCCACATAAAGCGGATTACAGACAACGACATTCAGTCGCTGGTGCTTGAAGTGGAGGGAACAAATGTCAG CACAACCTACATCACTTGTCCGGCTGACCCAAAGAAGACACTTGGCATCAAACTCCCGTTCTTGGTTATGATCATAAAGAATTTGAAGAAGTATTTCACCTTTGAAGTCCAG GTGTTGGATGACAAGAATGTGAGGAGGCGGTTCCGGGCCAGTAACTACCAGAGCACCACTCGGGTGAAGCCCTTCATCTGTACCATGCCCATGAGGCTGGACGACGGCTGGAACCAGATCCAGTTTAACCTGTCTGACTTCACACGGCGGGCCTACGGCACCAACTACATCGAGACACTCCGCGTACAG ATCCATGCAAACTGCCGCATACGGAGAGTGTACTTCTCTGACAGACTGTACTCGGAAGATGAGCTCCCTGCGGAGTTCAAACTTTATCTACCCGTACAGAACAAAGCAAAG taa